Proteins from one Apium graveolens cultivar Ventura unplaced genomic scaffold, ASM990537v1 ctg5971, whole genome shotgun sequence genomic window:
- the LOC141702950 gene encoding uncharacterized protein LOC141702950 isoform X1: protein MIINSKPTEKEYDTVPIYKLHEDEYGKYRIKIRYKEGDKDRYDGNKSPAIFQLGEQDLYQAYNGMVHEVIKVDELSFKEEVSLTIILLSLVFRFDNIRGCNLFNSKLQRNLVWDDEGGAMYYKLPEEKGPELDLEAKTKLERHINLRNVEPNLYQGFKGRVRGVMDSDRLASNYCSTENSLSLNFDVPGEMINQPIFIVKFSVVDNYIKDLLSFNWVKAEKVMKTCPANTKYKINGQSINFYRFLRLYLYKQVFVVLQLFPACKKFKLVVTEMYARIIVDQILEVNAPTSELMIIWHAKLFGMLNYFILVIL from the coding sequence GGTAAGTATCGAATAAAAATAAGATATAAGGAGGGGGATAAAGATAGATATGATGGGAATAAGAGCCCTGCTATTTTTCAACTTGGTGAACAGGACTTGTATCAGGCCTACAATGGGATGGTGCATGAAGTGATAAAAGTTGATGAATTGTCTTTTAAAGAGGAAGTTTCACTTACGATAATTTTGTTGAGTTTGGTGTTTAGATTCGATAATATAAGAGGATGCAATTTATTTAATAGTAAGCTTCAGAGGAATTTAGTGTGGGATGATGAAGGTGGAGCAATGTATTATAAGCTACCTGAAGAAAAAGGACCAGAGTTGGATTTAGAGGCTAAAACTAAGCTTGAGAGGCATATTAATCTTCGAAATGTTGAACCGAATTTGTATCAGGGTTTTAAGGGGAGGGTGCGAGGAGTGATGGATAGTGATAGACTTGCTTCAAATTATTGCAGTACTGAGAATAGTTTATCACTGAATTTTGATGTGCCTGGCGAAATGATCAACCAGCCCATATTCATTGTGAAATTTTCGGTAGTTGATAATTATATCAAGGATCTTCTTTCTTTTAATTGGGTAAAGGCTGAGAAGGTGATGAAGACCTGTCCAGCTAACACTAAGTATAAGATTAATGGACAGAGTATAAACTTCTATAGATTTCTTAGACTATATCTTTATAAGCAAGTTTTTGTGGTACTTCAGTTGTTTCCGGCATGTAAAAAGTTTAAGCTTGTTGTAACGGAGATGTATGCGAGGATAATAGttgatcaaattcttgaagtgAATGCACCTACCTCGGAACTGATGATCATTTGGCATGCTAAACTATTTGGCATGCTAAACTATTTTATCTTGGTAATATTATGA